In one Plasmodium falciparum 3D7 genome assembly, chromosome: 14 genomic region, the following are encoded:
- a CDS encoding acetyl-CoA acetyltransferase, putative, whose translation MLINNLRKVFIVGFARTPIGALGGCISHIPVHKLACATILKALERSQIEKEHIDCLIFGQSFSSGCGPVPLQKIAISTGMHINTKTYLVNNLCCSGLDSITIGYDLIRGGKDTCVVGSMECMSQSPYFLKNLRTEKYSLGNNILRDSIIHDGYDFMVNNKELKTNNSMELFCKKYNIPRVDLDEYVINSFKRTANAYSENLIQQELFPLVIQKNKNKMQVDKSVIDSDEIYKNYNIDKICNLNSESIITNYNIAPFADGACALVLMSEQKLKELDINPIAEIITYDNASVYPDEFPFSIPYSIEKCLKKINKSFIDYYEINELSALSVIFAMKKLNIDLSNININGGALSLGHPTAVSGSRIVMSLITVLKNYDMKLGCASINNYLGSSTSIIVENAY comes from the exons ATGTTAATAAATAACCTGAGAAAGGTTTTTATTGTTGGTTTTGCTAGAACCCCCATTGGCGCATTAGGTGGATGTATTTCACATATACCAGTTCACAAATTAG cTTGTGCTACCATTTTAAAAGCTCTTGAGAGAAGTCAAATAGAGAAAGAACACATTGATTGCTTAATTTTTGGTCAATCATTTTCTAGTGGTTGTGGTCCGGTACCATTGCAGAAAATTGCCATATCAACCG GTATGCATATAAATACCAAAACTTATCTTGTGAATAATCTATGCTGTAGTGGTTTAGATTCTATAACGATTGGATATGATCTAATTAGGGGGGGTAAAGATACATGTGTTGTAGGTTCTATGGAATGCATGTCTCAAAgtccatattttttaaaaaacttGAGAACAGAGAAATATAGTTtaggtaataatatattaagagATAGTATTATACATGATGGTTATGATTTCATGGTGAACAATAAAGAGTTGAAGACAAATAATAGCATGGAATtgttttgtaaaaaatataacataccAAGAGTTGATTTAGATGAATATGTTATAAATTCGTTTAAAAGAACTGCTAATGCATATAGTGAAAATTTAATTCAGCAAGAGTTATTTCCTTTagtaatacaaaaaaataaaaataaaatgcaAGTAGACAAATCGGTAATTGATTctgatgaaatatataaaaattataatatagataaaattTGTAATTTAAATAGTGAATCAATAATAACGAATTATAATATAGCACCGTTTGCTGATGGAGCATGTGCTCTTGTATTAATGAGTGAACagaaattaaaagaattagaTATAAACCCAATAGCagaaattattacatatgaTAATGCTTCAGTATATCCAGATGAATTTCCTTTTAGTATTCCTTATAGTATAGAGAAAtgtttaaagaaaataaataaatcctTTATTGATTATTATGAAATTAATGAATTATCAGCTCTTAGTGTTATTTTTgctatgaaaaaattaaatatagatCTATccaatataaacataaatggAGGAGCATTATCTTTAGGTCATCCTACTGCTGTATCTGGTTCAAGAATTGTCATGTCATTAATAacagttttaaaaaattatgatatgaAGTTAGGGTGTGCTTCTATAAATAATTACCTAGGTTCATCAACATCTATTATTGTGGAAAATGCatattga
- a CDS encoding S-adenosylmethionine-dependent methyltransferase, putative — MAFFLQFPKEGFFFFFSSFKRSCNNNIHFLLYKKRNIACLCAKKYYYSNIDCVIDNPKKRPTLILHEKCVKSVINGFPWLYSKDIKNAEELYIYSPCLVNIKDEYNENIGVGIYNRNSIISSRLLSRNINEHINEEFFNIRIRKAYEKRLELFHNENFFRVVNAESDFLPGIIIDKYNKLVCVQINASGMDILLPVIMKSIENVLNPNIIIIKNDNKIRKLEKLPMKKEIYKGIYKSPIEVQENGITFFVDILKGQKTGWYYDQRYNRTMLISYCKDKNVLDLFSYVGSFGITLAYYGAKEVTCVDSSYSAIQNGLHAAQYNNVLDKINFVHGCARNFLHVCLNVQILLHDNKGKNIKNVFDDTSSISKNTLDLKEQKNKVLLQNNKINLNNEEHLINSNVHMKLEQSNTHISFDDKIKKKTSNDNLLQVIKENNHNFESVINEKLLTDIKNLSIYEKKKTDVYIEDIEFLLSKSNNYKFFQKTYDVILIDPPPLARNNYCLPSALKIYEKLLYVSFRIIQKPGYVFVSSCNRLIGYDKLLLCIKRALKWSKCEGTIIGEGRISSDHPIHISLPETKYLTSILLMIT; from the coding sequence atggcCTTCTTTCTTCAATTTCCTAAAgaaggtttttttttttttttttctagttTTAAAAGaagttgtaataataatatacattttttattatataagaaGAGAAACATTGCATGTTTGTGTGctaagaaatattattatagtaATATTGATTGTGTTATAGATAATCCTAAAAAAAGGCCAACATTAATTCTTCATGAAAAATGCGTAAAGAGCGTAATAAACGGTTTCCCTTGGTTATATtctaaagatataaaaaatgcagaagagttatatatatacagtCCATGTTTagttaatataaaagatgaatataatgaaaatataggTGTAGGAATATATAATCGGAATTCTATAATATCTTCAAGATTGTTAAgtagaaatataaatgaacatataaatgaagaattttttaatatacgtATAAGAAAAGCATATGAAAAAAGATTAGAATTATTTCATAATGAAAATTTCTTTAGGGTTGTGAATGCGGAAAGTGATTTTCTTCCTGGAATTAttattgataaatataataaattagtaTGTGTACAAATAAATGCTAGTGGGatggatatattattacctgttataatgaaaagtattgaaaatgttttaaatccaaatattattataataaaaaatgataataaaataaggaAATTAGAAAAACTACctatgaaaaaagaaatatataaaggcATATATAAATCTCCAATAGAAGTTCAAGAAAATGgtataacattttttgttGATATATTGAAAGGACAAAAAACAGGATGGTATTATGATCAAAGATATAATCGTACCATGCTTATTTCATATtgtaaagataaaaatgttCTAGATCTATTCTCATATGTTGGATCCTTTGGTATTACATTAGCATATTATGGTGCTAAGGAGGTAACTTGTGTAGATTCTTCCTATTCCGCTATACAAAACGGATTACATGCAgcacaatataataatgtactAGACAAAATTAATTTTGTTCATGGATGCGCTAGGAATTTTTTACATGTATGTTTAAatgtacaaatattattacatgatAACAAAGGgaaaaatatcaaaaatgTTTTTGACGACACGTCATCAATATCTAAAAACACTTTGGATTTAAAAGagcaaaaaaataaagtactattacaaaataacaaaatcaatttaaataatgaagaacatttaataaattctaACGTTCATATGAAGTTAGAACAAAGTAACACACATATTTCATTTGacgataaaataaaaaaaaaaacatcgAATGATAATTTGTTACAagttataaaagaaaataaccATAATTTTGAATCTGTTATAAATGAAAAGCTTTTAACAGATATAAAGAATTTATcaatatatgaaaagaagaaaacaGATGTGTACATAGAAGATATAGAATTTTTATTAAGtaaaagtaataattataaatttttccaAAAAACATATGATGTTATTTTAATAGATCCGCCACCCTTAGCTCGTAATAATTATTGTCTACCATCCGcattaaaaatttatgaaaAACTTTTATATGTATCCTTTAGAATAATACAAAAACCAGGTTATGTATTTGTATCAAGTTGTAATAGATTAATTGGatatgataaattattacTTTGTATTAAAAGAGCATTAAAATGGTCGAAATGTGAAGGAACAATAATAGGAGAAGGCAGAATTAGTTCTGACCATCCTATTCATATATCTTTACCCGAAACTAAATATTTAACTTCAATTCTTTTAATGATAacatag